In Sebastes umbrosus isolate fSebUmb1 chromosome 15, fSebUmb1.pri, whole genome shotgun sequence, the genomic window aacaaaaaaataccattatattattttattgatatttataataataatttattgttgttgttgttattattattattattattatattgataaaaatggaggtGAGCTAAATTTATAAACACCCCCAATGTGCCAGAATGAAAGTAAATGTTATAGGCCCCACATTTTAGCAAAATTATTAGAAAATTTAAATACCAACCATgcttatgtacagtataatagtttatgaagcattttaagTAGTTTATCCTTTTATTTTGGTCAGTTAAAGAAAAATATGACACTAAATCTGCTTGACTCACGCAGCACCCGACACATTAGTGCGTTTGTCTGCAGATATAAACTGCCTTTCTATGAGGGGTGGaagtatcttgaggtcagaggtcaaggcaacccttttgaaaatcgccatgtcAGTTTCTCttggccaaaatttagtgtaagtttggagcgtcatttagcttccttcgcgatatgccagtatgacatggttggtaccaatagattccttaggttttgccAGGATCTTTAAtctagccttaaaactgagcccgctacaaccaaaaatTTGCAAGTTGtattaagaaattagtggcgttaaaacaaatttgcctacatgtttttatcacattaactttgacagccctaatctatatctatatctatctatcaagcctatataaataaaaaagcctactttgtgttatttatattatCCCTTCTAGTAGTATGTAGTGTGAATCTGTAGGATATGTGATCATGATGCTGCCCATTTGacctcctccaccactgatGACGGTGAGGATGACCTACAGGGGTGATGATGGAGGgaccatagatataaaactgtATTGTATCTATAGGAGGGACTCTGAGTGTCACAAATAGAACTAAAATTTCAAAAAGGTTGATTAGGACCgtggccactagatgtcactgtGGGCCTACAATGTGAGAATCAGAATGAGATTTATTTGCCAGGAAGTTTCAGCTGGATCAATACTAACATTTATCATCCTGACAAATTCCCATTTCATTGCTGAGAAATGTGAAGGCAGGAGATATTATAGTACCTTAAAAACTGGAGAACACACAGCTTAACGTTGCCAAGCAGAAGGTACAATTAAGGTGTAGCAGTACTTGCAATAAATTGCATTAAATAAATTGTCGGTGTTATATTAAGTACATGGAGTAAATATAAGAGTTGCCTAACCCCTACCGCAGAATGGCATGTTGATTGGATTTGGCTGATTGTCACATGAGAAGTTGGGTGTTGCCTGATGCAACTCCCTGCTCCTCTAAGATGCCTACCATTGATCATCATAGTATTatttttggtgttttatttGAAGACAAAAAAACTGGACCTAATGATTCATGTTTTACTAATTTTAGCCAAATTCTTTATGGATAAGGCAAAATTCTTGACCATCACCCATCCATGTGTTACTATAATGAAATTATGAAATCTATATTAAGTCCCTGAAGTTAATGAAATCCAAATATGCCAAAGATCTCTTTATATTACTTGAAAGTTATCTGATACTATAACTCTGTCTATAACTatgtctcctctgtctgagttgaacacgtgcaatgtaaatgtgcaataacacgatggtcacttttgtgtcacttttgcaatgtaaatactataaatctactgttacgaatatgtgcaataacatgctgatcactctgtgcaataattatatgatgctgtgcaataattatataattatctgacggacactttgtgcaataatctggcaaaactgtcatctcatcaatatacatattgtatttttatattttatattgtattatattcaaGAGTtttaagattcaagagttttatttgcaatttgcacctaagtacattggaattctgagcagtttacaccgagtcaaatttaagaaaggaaaaaaaggtagaaaaggcacaaggtaattacagtacaaaataagtatcacattcaactcaacacaataaataaataaattgttaaaatataaagcgccctcagtgtagtcaataaataaactaaactaccctctacATAGtaacgatacccccagaatacaaatatacagtatatattatatatgctccatgaccatgttaaaagaacatctaactctcaaaaatgggttatatatatgtatatatttatttattttttatatctatattgcactatctctttttttattgtattatcctTTTTAGcccctatgggattgtcacattCTAATTTCGTtatactacacaatgacaataaagggcttgaatcttctGAATCTAtttatgtcatgtttttttattatttattctgtttactttttttgtaaatgttttatgtctAATGTGATATCTgctcagtttatttatttgtaaattaattttctgaattaaaaaaaaaaaaaacgatgcctaataaaaccagaagtcagaCTGCGCATGCGCACTGTATAAGCGGAAGCTGTATGTGCGCCGACCGGAAGCTGTGACGTCCTTTCTGCTCCCGGACTGCCATCATGGTGAGTTCGCCATGAGAGTTGTAGCTTTTCTATGTCGAATATCTTCTTATATATCTCATTGTTCTGGGAGAACTAAAGTCATATGTATAGTTAACACTCTCTTACACATATTTATGAAGTTTTTGATATAGACACGTGGGTTTATTTTACGTTTTAACGCTCTGTCGGTAACATGTCGGCCACTCTTCACACTACAACGTGGTCCTCTAGGCTGAGCAGGCCGAGAGCTGCTCGGTTAACTGAACACATTTCACCTGTTTTGTCCTCTTAACAATGACTTAAATCATTTCCATTCAtctattttaatacatttaaatacgTAGTCTTGAATCTGTTAAATATAGTCACGTTTTATGGACTGCGCACAGAAACATGAGctagttagcattagctagTCGGATGTTTCTGCACAGGGCAATGCAGGTCTGGTGTGATTTAAGTCGAGTTAGTCAGTTCATCCGCCTCCAATCTAACCACACGAGTTGTCCCAGAAAAAGACAGCATTTGGTGTTTGTCTGCAGTTATTTGTAGTAGGTTAAAGCTGCACTGTACTCATCTGTCCACGATCATCAGGGCAGCCAGCCTCCTTTTCTGATGTGAATCTCTCTGGTGTGTTTCTCAGGTGTTCAAACGCTTCGTCGAGATCGGCCGTGTTGCCTACGTCTCTTTCGGACCCCATAACGGCAAGCTGGTGGCCATCGTAGATGTCATCGACCAAAACAGGGTGAGCATCATGTGTAGCACAGTGgattgattcaagattcaagagtttaatttgccatttgcacctataagtacattgagcagtttacacctttttaagaaaagaaaaaaggtagaaaaggcacaaggtaattacagtacaaaataagtagcacattcaactcaacaaaataaataaataaaatataaaacgccctcagtgaagtcaataaataaactaaactaccctctgcataggaacgatacccccacaatacaaatatacagtatatatgctccatgaccatgttaaaagaacttgtagctctcaaaattatttaaataaataattaatatatttcagacaattaaacagtggaaggcagcatattgcacagcattaccgtccattcagttcaggtgtactgtgtgtcaataatggtatgcaggtgaggtgtggggtatttgtgtccctctttaatgTCCTTTGCCACCAGTCCTATTGTAGCTGGGAAGAAGCTGTTGTGAAAGCAGAGGTGCTCTGTGAGTGGAGATTGATCAGTGTTTGGCCTCATTTTCTACGTGTTGATATTGAATGTTTCTTGTGTTTCCCTGTGCTTTTTCAGGCTCTTGTTGATGGTCCCTGCACAGGTGTGAAGAGGCAATCCATGCCCTTCAAGTGCATGCAGCTCACAGACTACGTCATCAAAGTACCCCACAGGTGAGTGGGAACACCTGTTAGATCCTTGATACTAAAAATTCCTGTGCAAGATTTGATGGTATAGTCCAAATGACTATATACTTAAGAATGTATGTTTTACAGCTTATTTTTTTCACTAATATTTAGTGCTTTTGTAAGGTGGAATAAACGCACGTCTTTTAACCctcatgtgcccaaagactatatttagtatgataatggaaaaatgccacaacatttgttctgatggTCAAAAGTCTTAAACATTTGGTACgcacatactttgggcaagtatctaacagtacaacttcaACATTTTTAGTCAAAGCcaatttattaaatgtttttacactgcatatgtgtgcatatctttgatattcaacttgctatgagttcatagatagcaaatacttgattgtgctctttgtagtttctgagatacacatttttttttttttaacattctgTATTTGAGCAGAAActactgtttttttcctaaaatatatttgcaaaaacagtagtcccatgtgcccaaatactagatatattATGGCGGATTCTGtaaatttcttcacatttgtgcttaggcaagcccagagaaaattaaattaaattaaaagtttaaattgCAGGCTCAAATGGGTTAAAGATCTGTTGGGACAACCACACATTGTGTACACACCTAGTTCTAACAGGCTACATACATGAGATGCtatttttaaaacatctttTGTAAAAATTTTCATTAAGGACAACCCAGCTTACAAAAATTAAAGAAGCGAGTACAGCATTCCACAATTTCTCATTGTAATTAAGGACAGATTTGTGTCCACTCTCTTAATGACGCCTCCAGTATCAGTACTGACTGTATGTAATGGTTCACAGCGCCCGCCAGAAGTTTGTGAGGAGAGCTTGGGAGAAGGCCGAAGTCAACGAGAAGTGGTCACAAAGCAGCTGGGCCAAGAAGATCGAGGCGAGGCAGAAGGTAAAGGCTGTGTTTCACTCTCCGGTTATTATCAACAGATTGGCTATTAAAAGGTTTCATattagagctgcagcgattagttggaaaaaaagtcaaaattatctgattgcagcttcttaaatgtgaatattagaattagattgtttgtttttagccaTACAGGGTTTTActcttatgtttttatttttgtggtgACTGCAGTTGAACTGTATTGGTTTGTAAACTGTAGGtaaaaattgtatttacatACATTAGAATTTGAGTTCCTATACACTGGAAAGGTTCATTTTTACACCCAATCAATGACTGTTATAGCCTAGGTAGTCGTGGTGACAGTGTTGCTAATATGTAGGTGAAGATGTGGTCTCCTATCTCACCTTGGTAATCTGAGCACGTTCTGATGGTGTGCCGGTTGGGACACTACAAAAACCTGACTAGTGCAGTGATGGTTTGGACCTGATGGTTTAATTTCACTGCAAACCAGCACACAATACGGCACATGCTGCTCATGCATCAAAACAAAGTGCAGTGTGTACCAACTGGTCAATTTTATatttcaaacacattttaattcagTACTAAGTGTAAAATCTGCGTCTAGTTGGTATACTAGTGTTTGATGGCAGCGGCGTTTGCATTCTCATGTGACATTTATATTCCTCACACGTTTCCAGACAATTGTGACTGACTGATCTGTTTGACTCCAACAATTCGGTGTCATACGATACTTTATTTACCATAAAGCAGATGTTTGGTGTGTGAGGCTGATCGATCACTGTCAGCTACTGAGCTGAGCCTGACGATCCTCCTGATAGCATCTAGTCTTTTGTGTGATTAAATTTAGGTATAAGATGACGGTATAAACTTACTAAACACATGACCCGTCCTGTGTGAAATACTGCTTCTGCCTTTGTTTCCTGAAGGTTAAGgttttatttcagtttctgTTGATGTTTGAAGAGGCAGTAATGCCCTCCTCCCCACATACACTATAATAGACAGTTGCCTTGTTTATTCCTGCTAGGTTTTCCATATCTGATATTAATCTGAAATGGATAAATTCAGTGTCACTTGCgctactcttttttttaaagtggtttGCCCACTTTGGAGGTTGTGTACTAATGCTGCCTGATGGAGCACAGCCGCTGTTCACACCACCATGAATGTCCATCCTTCCTAAAACTTAATTCTGGTGTGCTAAGGTGATACTTGTGAGAAAAGTAAACCTCTCAGGTTGTATctc contains:
- the rpl14 gene encoding 60S ribosomal protein L14; translated protein: MVFKRFVEIGRVAYVSFGPHNGKLVAIVDVIDQNRALVDGPCTGVKRQSMPFKCMQLTDYVIKVPHSARQKFVRRAWEKAEVNEKWSQSSWAKKIEARQKRAKMSDFDRYKVMKAKRMRNKIIKHEVKKLQKEEAKK